A segment of the Syntrophorhabdaceae bacterium genome:
ACCAACCAGAGTACTCGATACCAGAAAGTGAAGTGGATCACACCCGATTACTGCTGCGGCAGGCATAAGTTTTTTGGCTTTCTTATACTGGTTAAAATGGAAATCAGCGTGTTTCCCTTTTATAATCTGGATACCTGCGTGGTTTCTGTCATGGACCTGCATTCTGTATGTCCCAAGGTTGGTCCATCCTGTCTCCATATCCTTTGTGATAAGATATTCTGCTGTTCCGACAAACCTGCCTCCATCCTGAGGATACATATAAGGTACGGGAAAATCTCTGAGCAGATCTATATCCTTTTCTTTCACAATCATTTCCTGGACAGGACCACTTTTAACTACCTTTGGTTTTGTCAGTTGTTTTGTGGTAATCTTCATCCATTCCTTTGCCATCTGACACATTGAATAATTGAGCGGCATTCCAAGGGCAATGGCCAATCTTTTTGGTGTTGTAAAGGCAGATGTAAGGAGAGGTATTTTATAGTCTTTCACATTTTCAAATAAAAGCGCAGGACCCTTTTTCTCTTCATTCAGTTTTGCAATATGAGAAACTTCAAGATTCCAGTCTACTTTGGTTTTTATCCTCTTAAGCTCTCCTTCTTTTTCACATTTTGCTATAAACTCTCTTAGCTCTTTCATTCTTCCCCCTCCTATTAAATTTTTTTGTGTTTATATTGTGAATAACATAATAGCAAATATTGTCCAATACATAATAATTATGTGGTATATAAATAAAAGTTATGGAATAATTCATTATAATGAATCTTAACCACCTGAGGGTTTTTTACGAATCTGCCAAAGAACTGAATTTCTCAAGGGCAGCGGAACGTCTCTCCATATCGCAACCTGCTGTCTCTATCCAGATAAAGCAACTGGAAGAGATGCTGCAAATAAAACTCTTTATTAAAATTGGCAATAAGGTCTTTCTCTCCGGGGCAGGAAAATTACTCCTCGAATATGCACAAAAGATATTTGAGCTCGAAAACGAGGCAGAGAAGGCGATCAATGAGATAAAAGAAGTAAAAAAAGGCACACTCCATATCGGAACAACAAAAACCTACGCGCGTTATCTCATGCCAAACTACATATCGCGTTTTCATGCACTTTATCCTGGGGTAAGTATTCATTTAAACGAGGGGAGTTCCTTGGAAATGATTCAAAGTCTGTTCAATATGCAAAACGAACTGGCTATTGTGGCAAACACTGAATATCCGAAATCTCTTTGCAGCATCGCCTTTGGAAAGGAAGAAGTCCTCTTGGTGGCCTCTCCTGACCATATCCTTGCAAAAAAAGATTCGATTACCATGAAAGAACTCACGCGTTTTCCTCTGGTAATGAGAGAGGAAGGCTCAGCTGCCCGCAAAGCAGCAATGGATATGTTCAAAAAGATGCGCCTTACACCTGCCATACTGTATGAGGCAAGCAACCTCGAATTCATAAAGGAACTTTTAGAGAGGGGTGAAGGAGCCTCTTTCATTGTAAGGTCTGCCGTGGAAAAAGAACTCTCACAGGGGCTATTGAAAGAGATCACAATCTCTGACGTTTCTATCACCATGAATACAAATATCGCGTATCTCAATGAAGACAGCCTGTCAAAGATTGCTCGTGCCTTCATCGATGCCTTGCTCATATGGCATAGTGAATAAATCCGTTCAACGTTCTACGTTCAAGGTTTCTCATTAATATTGTCATTGCGAGGAGCGAAGCGACGTGGCAATCTCATCCAACAGGGTCGCCACGCCTTTGTCCCCCGCTCTCTGTTGCGCTTCTCCCCTCACGCCTGACGCCTTATGGTCTGCATTTAAATTTGTTTAATGCTTCGATATAAGAATTTAGAGTTTCACAAACTGATTGCTGATAGCTGTTCGCTGATAGCTGTCACCCTCCGAAATCAGGATTGATGAAT
Coding sequences within it:
- a CDS encoding LysR family transcriptional regulator encodes the protein MNLNHLRVFYESAKELNFSRAAERLSISQPAVSIQIKQLEEMLQIKLFIKIGNKVFLSGAGKLLLEYAQKIFELENEAEKAINEIKEVKKGTLHIGTTKTYARYLMPNYISRFHALYPGVSIHLNEGSSLEMIQSLFNMQNELAIVANTEYPKSLCSIAFGKEEVLLVASPDHILAKKDSITMKELTRFPLVMREEGSAARKAAMDMFKKMRLTPAILYEASNLEFIKELLERGEGASFIVRSAVEKELSQGLLKEITISDVSITMNTNIAYLNEDSLSKIARAFIDALLIWHSE